A DNA window from Gasterosteus aculeatus chromosome 16, fGasAcu3.hap1.1, whole genome shotgun sequence contains the following coding sequences:
- the myl1 gene encoding myosin light chain 1, skeletal muscle isoform translates to MAPKKDPKAPVKKAEPAPAPAPAPEPAPAPAAPAAVDLSAVKVEFSPDQIDDYREAFGLFDRVGDNKVAYIQIADIMRALGQNPTNKEVGKLLGMPSAEDMASKRVDFEGFLPMLQSIINSPNKAGFDDYVEGLRVFDKEGNGTVMGAELRIVLATLGEKMNEAEIDALMTGQEDENGCVNYEAFVKHIMSV, encoded by the exons ATGGCACCCAAGAAGGACCCTAAGGCGCCCGTCAAGAAGGCCGAGCCCGCGCCGGCACCCGCACCCGCACCGGAGCCCGCGCCCGCTCCCGCAGCGCCCGCCGCTGTCGACCTGTCCGCCGTCAAG GTGGAATTCAGTCCGGACCAGATTGATG ACTACAGGGAGGCCTTCGGTCTGTTCGACAGGGTGGGCGACAACAAGGTGGCTTACATCCAGATCGCCGACATCATGCGCGCTCTGGGACAGAACCCCACCAACAAGGAAGTCGGCAAACTGCTCGGAATGCCCTCCGCTGAAg ACATGGCCAGCAAGAGAGTTGATTTCGAGGGATTCCTTCCCATGCTCCAGAGCATCATCAACAGCCCCAACAAGGCGGGATTCGACGACTACGTTGAGGGTCTGCGCGTCTTCGACAAGGAGGGCAACGGCACAGTGATGGGCGCTGAGCTGCGTATTGTCCTCGCCACACTGG GAGAGAAGATGAATGAGGCTGAGATTGATGCTCTCATGACAGGACAGGAGGATGAGAACGGCTGTGTCAACTACGAGG cctttgtCAAGCACATCATGTCCGTGTAA